In Dyadobacter subterraneus, a single genomic region encodes these proteins:
- a CDS encoding (Fe-S)-binding protein, which translates to MDYSHLKIGLFIPCYVDQFYPQVGIATLELLEKLGCTVGFPTNQTCCGQPMANSGFEHLTKDCNSLFYDSFAAFDYVVAPSGSCVLHIKEHLKVENRENDSKILRKKVYELVEFITDVLKIDKIEADFPHRVGLHQGCHGQRGLHLSQMSELNASPYNKPETLLRKVQGLELVDLDRKDECCGFGGTFCVSEEAVSVKMGKDRVSDHIRHHAEYITGSDMSCLLHLEGILKRRNSPVQVKHIAEILNSTIKKQIPVPNH; encoded by the coding sequence ATGGATTATTCTCATTTGAAAATCGGGCTTTTTATTCCCTGTTACGTCGATCAGTTTTACCCGCAGGTCGGTATTGCGACTTTGGAATTGCTTGAAAAATTAGGTTGCACAGTTGGTTTTCCAACAAATCAAACCTGCTGCGGTCAACCTATGGCGAACTCCGGATTTGAGCATTTGACAAAAGACTGCAACAGTTTGTTTTATGATTCGTTCGCTGCTTTTGATTATGTCGTTGCTCCTTCGGGAAGCTGCGTGCTGCATATCAAAGAGCATCTGAAGGTTGAAAACCGGGAAAATGACTCGAAAATTTTGCGTAAAAAAGTATATGAACTGGTCGAGTTTATTACTGATGTTTTAAAAATCGATAAAATTGAAGCCGATTTTCCGCATCGCGTAGGATTACACCAGGGGTGTCACGGACAGCGTGGTTTGCATCTTTCACAAATGTCTGAGCTGAATGCGTCGCCTTATAACAAACCGGAAACTTTATTAAGAAAAGTGCAGGGACTGGAACTGGTTGATCTTGACAGAAAAGATGAATGCTGCGGTTTTGGCGGTACTTTTTGTGTGAGTGAAGAAGCAGTTTCTGTGAAAATGGGTAAGGATAGAGTTTCTGATCATATTCGTCACCATGCTGAATATATCACCGGATCTGACATGAGTTGTCTGCTGCACCTCGAAGGGATTTTGAAAAGAAGAAATTCTCCGGTTCAGGTAAAACACATAGCCGAGATTTTGAATAGTACTATAAAAAAACAAATACCGGTACCCAATCATTGA
- a CDS encoding PorP/SprF family type IX secretion system membrane protein — MMTNFRNGILSCLLIISFLINCQNVFAQREVLYEQYLQNPMAINPAFTGVRETFNMTAMFRRKWFTIPNSPSSQTFAGDGTISNGKFGIGFQALNDQTSYFTTTAFSASFAYRLGINDNWKLALGGQGGINVLPVFDTQSSLSSTNRALGSFGLGAWLHSDDFFIGVSKPEILSQKFGQQQISSYYRRPLYIMLGGSYDLAEDVKLLPNLLFVQEKDYKLRVDFGGRFWFNEKVGIGATYHLGGASMLVGQHINYLQLSAEAQLGKNVRLGYFYSTRQIEQIYSVSNGPKGIHELMLKFVPNPNGFQKY; from the coding sequence ATGATGACAAATTTCCGAAACGGTATTTTATCCTGCCTTCTGATTATTTCTTTTCTTATTAATTGTCAAAATGTTTTTGCTCAAAGAGAAGTTTTATATGAGCAATATCTGCAAAATCCAATGGCGATAAATCCTGCTTTTACGGGCGTAAGAGAGACATTTAATATGACGGCCATGTTTCGAAGAAAGTGGTTTACAATTCCTAATTCGCCTTCAAGCCAGACTTTTGCTGGCGATGGTACTATTTCAAATGGAAAATTCGGAATCGGTTTTCAGGCGCTGAATGACCAGACCAGTTACTTCACAACAACGGCATTTTCGGCATCTTTTGCATATCGCCTGGGCATAAATGACAATTGGAAACTAGCACTCGGTGGACAGGGTGGCATAAATGTTTTACCGGTTTTTGATACACAATCTTCACTTAGCAGTACAAACCGCGCTTTGGGCAGTTTTGGATTAGGCGCCTGGCTGCATTCGGATGATTTTTTTATCGGTGTATCAAAACCTGAAATCTTATCTCAGAAATTTGGCCAGCAGCAGATTTCATCCTATTACCGAAGGCCGCTTTATATCATGTTAGGAGGAAGTTATGATCTGGCGGAAGATGTCAAACTTTTGCCGAATCTTTTATTTGTTCAGGAAAAGGATTACAAATTGAGAGTAGATTTCGGCGGAAGATTCTGGTTTAATGAAAAAGTCGGCATTGGTGCCACTTATCATCTGGGAGGAGCATCCATGTTGGTAGGGCAGCATATTAATTATTTACAATTATCAGCCGAAGCGCAGCTGGGAAAAAATGTGAGGCTGGGATATTTTTATAGTACCCGCCAAATTGAACAAATCTATTCGGTTAGTAACGGACCGAAAGGAATTCATGAGTTAATGCTGAAGTTTGTTCCTAACCCGAATGGCTTCCAGAAGTATTGA
- a CDS encoding L-rhamnose mutarotase: MKRYCLALDLVNDAEMIAEYEALHKAIRPEIAKSILDSGITQMEIFRIENRLFMIMETEDDFSFEKKSAMDLANPKVQEWEQFVWKYQQALPSAKEGEKWMLMDQIFALV; encoded by the coding sequence ATGAAAAGATACTGCCTTGCGCTGGATTTGGTAAATGATGCTGAAATGATCGCTGAATATGAAGCGCTTCACAAAGCGATCCGCCCTGAAATTGCAAAGAGCATTCTGGATTCAGGGATTACTCAGATGGAAATTTTCAGAATAGAAAACCGTCTTTTCATGATTATGGAAACCGAAGATGATTTCAGTTTTGAGAAGAAAAGTGCCATGGATTTGGCCAATCCAAAGGTACAGGAGTGGGAGCAGTTTGTCTGGAAATATCAGCAGGCACTCCCATCAGCAAAGGAAGGCGAAAAATGGATGTTGATGGATCAGATATTCGCCCTTGTTTAA
- a CDS encoding NAD(P)/FAD-dependent oxidoreductase, whose protein sequence is MTENLDSFYDYLIVGQGIAGTSLAWHLHNSGKKILLVNDSSLPSSSKVAAGIFNPLTGKKLVKTWLADDIFPYAQKFYSGLQEKLNSKILHQASIFRPFRSIEEQNSYLSRTSDPGISPYIKDPKLEVIPDHVHTPYGGMEVIQSGWVDLPVLLNGSKKYFSENNQYLESAFSADDLIFSEEHVIWKNITFDKVILCQGYFANDNKYFSWLPFTPVKGEILEVDIEKLSGSQIVNQGIFILPVSGSTCRVGATYSWDNLNWNVTENARLELEEKFKPIVKVPYKITGQSAGIRPSSHDRRPMLGIHPDQPRLGIFNGLGTKGVTLAPFFANQFSEYLVQHKELSEAVNIKRYFSLYFR, encoded by the coding sequence ATGACAGAAAATCTTGATTCGTTTTATGATTATTTAATTGTAGGACAAGGAATTGCAGGTACCTCACTTGCCTGGCATCTGCATAATTCCGGGAAAAAAATATTGCTGGTCAATGATTCCTCATTGCCATCTTCTTCAAAAGTTGCTGCCGGGATTTTTAATCCGCTTACAGGAAAAAAGCTGGTGAAAACCTGGCTTGCGGATGATATTTTTCCTTATGCTCAAAAATTTTATTCCGGACTGCAAGAAAAGCTGAACAGTAAAATTCTTCACCAGGCTTCCATTTTCAGGCCTTTTCGATCTATTGAAGAGCAAAATTCGTATTTATCCCGTACATCAGATCCCGGGATTTCTCCTTATATAAAAGATCCCAAACTGGAAGTGATACCTGATCATGTTCATACACCGTATGGCGGAATGGAGGTAATTCAGTCGGGATGGGTAGATTTGCCTGTTTTACTGAATGGCAGTAAAAAATATTTTTCGGAAAATAATCAGTATCTGGAATCTGCTTTTTCGGCAGACGATTTAATTTTTTCCGAAGAACATGTCATTTGGAAAAATATTACGTTTGATAAAGTAATTCTTTGCCAGGGTTATTTTGCCAATGACAATAAATATTTCAGCTGGCTACCATTCACACCGGTTAAAGGTGAGATTCTTGAAGTTGATATTGAAAAATTATCGGGCAGTCAGATAGTAAATCAGGGTATTTTTATTCTTCCGGTTTCTGGTTCGACTTGTAGGGTAGGAGCGACTTATTCCTGGGATAACCTGAATTGGAATGTTACTGAAAATGCCAGGCTGGAACTGGAAGAAAAATTCAAACCAATAGTAAAAGTACCATATAAAATCACAGGACAATCTGCCGGAATCAGGCCTTCTTCACACGACAGGAGACCCATGTTAGGCATTCATCCTGATCAGCCAAGGCTTGGAATATTCAACGGATTGGGTACTAAGGGTGTCACATTAGCGCCGTTTTTTGCGAATCAGTTTTCAGAATATCTTGTGCAGCATAAAGAATTGAGTGAGGCAGTGAATATTAAGAGGTATTTTTCGTTATATTTCCGTTGA
- the cmk gene encoding (d)CMP kinase has translation MPKIIVAIDGYSSCGKSTTAKQVAKQLNYAYIDTGAMYRAVTLFFIQNHISVSNPKEVQKALSDIHITFRRHKVKGTNDTYLNGLNVEDEIRKMYVSEQVSTVSAVAEVRHALVAQQQRMGKTRGIVMDGRDIGTVVFPQAELKIFMTADPMIRAQRRQTELLEKGELVGLQEIAENLKMRDHIDTTRTESPLRQAEDAVFIDNSLMTLDEQVEMVVRLADEQIGLVLRGRETK, from the coding sequence ATGCCAAAAATAATTGTTGCGATTGACGGCTATTCAAGCTGCGGAAAAAGCACGACCGCCAAGCAAGTTGCAAAGCAGCTGAACTACGCCTACATAGACACGGGAGCGATGTACCGTGCCGTAACATTGTTTTTTATCCAGAATCACATTTCTGTTTCAAATCCAAAAGAAGTACAAAAAGCGCTAAGCGATATTCATATCACTTTTCGCAGACATAAGGTTAAAGGGACAAACGATACTTATCTTAACGGATTAAATGTTGAAGATGAAATTCGGAAAATGTATGTTTCCGAGCAGGTAAGCACCGTTAGTGCCGTTGCGGAAGTGCGCCATGCTTTGGTTGCACAACAACAGCGCATGGGTAAAACCAGAGGAATTGTTATGGACGGCCGAGATATCGGAACAGTTGTTTTTCCACAAGCTGAACTGAAAATATTCATGACAGCCGATCCGATGATCCGTGCCCAGCGGCGCCAGACTGAATTGCTTGAAAAAGGTGAATTGGTCGGTTTGCAGGAAATTGCTGAAAACCTGAAAATGCGTGATCACATCGATACAACGCGTACGGAAAGCCCGCTTCGTCAGGCAGAAGATGCGGTTTTTATTGACAATTCATTAATGACACTGGACGAACAGGTTGAAATGGTTGTTCGCCTTGCGGATGAACAAATAGGTTTGGTACTTCGTGGTCGTGAAACAAAGTAA
- a CDS encoding LutC/YkgG family protein, which produces MSSREKILQQIKLNKPSGSVLPLNYTFESGYENTEAKFKEILEAIYTEVIVVNSLADLKTKVDEMYAGVVNKATTIPELADWADFSLQMSDPHELEMIEVAILQAEFGVAENGAVWISDNHLQHRALPFITQNLAFVIPRNALVNNMHDAYKRLTDTTGWGCFIAGPSKTADIEQSLVIGAHGARSMVIFLVEN; this is translated from the coding sequence ATGAGCTCACGTGAAAAAATTCTTCAGCAGATTAAGCTGAACAAACCTTCGGGATCTGTACTTCCGCTCAATTATACCTTTGAAAGCGGTTATGAAAATACGGAAGCAAAGTTTAAAGAAATATTAGAAGCTATTTACACAGAAGTGATTGTGGTGAATTCGCTTGCTGATTTGAAAACAAAAGTTGACGAAATGTACGCTGGCGTTGTCAATAAGGCTACAACTATTCCTGAACTTGCAGATTGGGCTGATTTTAGCTTGCAAATGTCTGATCCGCATGAACTGGAAATGATTGAAGTTGCGATTTTACAGGCTGAATTTGGCGTGGCGGAAAACGGGGCGGTCTGGATTTCTGATAATCATTTACAGCATCGTGCTTTACCTTTCATTACACAAAATCTTGCTTTTGTAATTCCAAGAAATGCACTCGTGAATAACATGCACGACGCATACAAAAGATTAACCGATACGACAGGCTGGGGATGTTTCATAGCCGGTCCTTCCAAAACTGCCGACATTGAGCAATCTTTAGTGATAGGTGCGCACGGAGCAAGAAGTATGGTTATCTTTTTAGTGGAGAATTAG
- a CDS encoding 2-oxoglutarate dehydrogenase E1 component, translating into MDKYTYIANSDAAYIEELYNSYKQDSTSVDEGWQKFFEGFDFYQKFPANGNGHANGATNGKAVAAPAKVDATQIRKEMEVVHLIRGYRSRGHLLATTNPIQKRKDRKPQLELSDFSLGPEDLDSVFEAGTEVFGRPATLREIVDSLKTIYSGNIGFEYLYIRDREQKNWLRKKIEKEALNMTFSIDEKKHILSKLNEAVVFENFLHTKYLGQKRFSLEGGETTIPALDAMINKAAEMGVVEVMIGMAHRGRLNVLANVMQKTYGQIFNEFEGNLPDQVWGDGDVKYHMGYASQITAENGNQVHLKLAPNPSHLEAVNPVVEGYIRARADGMYESDYDRVLPVIIHGDAAVAGQGIVYEVTQMSGLNGYYTGGTIHFVINNQVGFTTDFVDARTSIYCTDVAKVVDAPVLHVNGDDPEAVVFCMRLAVEYRQKFNKDIFIDMVCYRRHGHNEADEPKFTQPTLYKSIENHQNPREIYQKILADRGDVDAQLAANMDKEFKTLLQERLDMVKQKALPYVLPKLEQEWHSLRKSTPTDFEKSPETGVSLEVLEKVGKAIINTPEGFQRLKQIDKLLKDREQMIFEKKEVNWATAELLAYGSILTEGNIVRLSGQDVQRGTFSHRHAVLHDVETNDSYSNLEHIQEDQGPFMIYNSLLSEYAVLGFEFGYSMANPNALVIWEAQFGDFANGAQVIIDQFVSSSETKWDRWTGLVMLLPHGYEGQGPEHSNARPERYLQLAADYNIIVANVTTPANFFHMMRRQLKFPFRKPLIVMSPKSMLRHPLCVSPLEDLTKGSFQETIGDTFVDPKKVTKVLLCTGKLYYELYERQQKDKRDDVAIIRLEQMHPFPQKQIDEHLALYENAKVFWVQEEPFNMGGWTFMLRMYAGAKPLEVIARRSSASPSTGFSKIHAQEQAEIIRRAFE; encoded by the coding sequence ATGGATAAATACACATATATAGCAAATTCCGACGCCGCTTACATAGAGGAATTATACAATTCCTATAAGCAAGATTCAACCTCCGTAGACGAAGGTTGGCAAAAGTTTTTTGAAGGGTTCGATTTCTATCAGAAGTTCCCTGCTAACGGCAATGGACATGCCAATGGCGCCACCAATGGAAAAGCAGTAGCAGCGCCTGCAAAGGTTGATGCAACTCAGATCCGAAAGGAAATGGAGGTGGTTCATTTGATCCGTGGTTATCGTTCAAGAGGTCATTTATTGGCCACTACTAACCCGATACAAAAGAGAAAAGACCGCAAACCACAACTGGAACTGAGTGATTTTAGTCTTGGTCCTGAGGATCTTGATTCAGTTTTTGAAGCAGGAACCGAAGTTTTTGGACGTCCTGCAACCCTGCGTGAAATTGTCGATTCTCTTAAAACGATTTATTCAGGAAATATCGGATTTGAGTATCTCTATATTCGTGACCGCGAACAAAAAAACTGGTTGCGTAAGAAAATTGAAAAGGAAGCATTAAATATGACTTTTTCAATTGATGAGAAAAAACATATTCTTTCGAAATTGAATGAGGCGGTAGTTTTTGAAAACTTCCTTCACACAAAATATCTTGGTCAGAAACGTTTTTCACTGGAAGGTGGAGAAACAACGATTCCTGCTCTCGACGCGATGATCAATAAAGCGGCAGAAATGGGCGTGGTTGAAGTGATGATCGGTATGGCGCACAGAGGTCGTTTGAACGTACTTGCCAATGTAATGCAGAAAACCTACGGACAGATCTTCAACGAATTTGAAGGTAATTTGCCTGATCAGGTTTGGGGAGATGGTGACGTGAAATACCACATGGGTTACGCTAGCCAGATCACAGCTGAAAACGGAAATCAGGTTCATTTGAAACTTGCTCCAAACCCGTCACATCTTGAAGCGGTAAATCCGGTAGTTGAAGGATATATCCGTGCAAGGGCTGATGGCATGTACGAATCGGATTATGATCGTGTACTTCCCGTGATTATTCACGGAGATGCTGCGGTTGCCGGTCAGGGAATCGTTTATGAAGTAACTCAGATGTCTGGCCTAAATGGCTATTACACAGGTGGAACAATTCACTTTGTGATTAATAACCAGGTTGGTTTTACAACGGATTTTGTTGATGCACGTACAAGTATTTATTGTACTGACGTTGCCAAAGTTGTTGACGCGCCAGTTCTTCACGTAAATGGTGATGATCCTGAGGCGGTTGTATTCTGTATGCGACTGGCTGTTGAATATCGTCAGAAATTCAATAAGGATATCTTTATTGATATGGTTTGTTATCGTCGTCATGGCCATAATGAGGCAGATGAGCCTAAATTTACACAGCCAACACTTTACAAATCCATAGAAAACCACCAAAATCCTCGCGAAATCTATCAGAAGATTTTAGCGGATCGCGGTGATGTGGATGCACAGCTGGCTGCTAATATGGATAAGGAATTCAAGACATTGCTTCAGGAACGTCTTGATATGGTAAAACAAAAAGCGTTGCCATATGTTTTGCCAAAACTTGAACAGGAATGGCATAGTTTGAGAAAATCAACGCCTACCGATTTTGAGAAATCGCCTGAAACGGGTGTGTCTCTTGAAGTGCTTGAAAAAGTAGGAAAAGCGATAATCAATACGCCGGAAGGTTTCCAGCGTCTGAAACAAATCGATAAACTTCTTAAGGATCGTGAACAAATGATTTTTGAGAAGAAGGAAGTAAACTGGGCTACGGCTGAGTTGCTTGCTTATGGATCGATTTTAACAGAAGGAAATATTGTTCGTTTAAGCGGTCAGGATGTTCAGCGTGGTACATTCTCTCACCGTCATGCCGTTTTGCATGATGTTGAAACGAATGATTCTTACAGCAATCTTGAACATATTCAGGAAGACCAGGGTCCTTTCATGATCTATAACTCGTTGCTTTCTGAGTACGCAGTTTTAGGTTTTGAGTTTGGCTACTCGATGGCAAATCCTAACGCACTTGTGATCTGGGAAGCTCAGTTTGGTGACTTTGCTAACGGTGCGCAGGTCATTATTGATCAGTTTGTTTCTTCAAGTGAAACAAAATGGGATCGCTGGACTGGCCTTGTGATGCTTCTTCCTCACGGATATGAAGGTCAGGGACCAGAACATTCGAATGCACGTCCTGAACGTTATCTGCAATTGGCAGCTGACTATAACATTATTGTTGCGAACGTTACCACACCGGCTAACTTCTTCCACATGATGCGCCGTCAGTTGAAATTCCCGTTCCGTAAACCTTTGATCGTGATGTCACCAAAGTCGATGCTGAGACATCCGCTTTGTGTTTCTCCGCTTGAAGATCTTACAAAAGGATCATTCCAGGAAACGATCGGTGATACTTTTGTTGATCCTAAAAAGGTAACAAAAGTATTATTGTGTACAGGGAAATTGTACTACGAATTGTACGAGAGACAACAAAAAGACAAACGTGATGATGTTGCTATTATCCGTTTGGAACAAATGCATCCGTTCCCTCAAAAACAAATCGACGAACATCTTGCACTTTATGAAAATGCGAAAGTATTTTGGGTACAGGAAGAGCCTTTTAACATGGGTGGATGGACTTTCATGCTTCGTATGTATGCCGGTGCTAAACCATTGGAGGTTATTGCCCGTCGTTCAAGTGCGTCACCATCAACAGGATTCTCGAAAATCCATGCCCAGGAACAGGCTGAGATTATTCGCAGAGCATTTGAATAG
- a CDS encoding endonuclease/exonuclease/phosphatase family protein: protein MKKLVLIISLICLSITLLSSQPRRAIEIKVMSFNVRHGLDLNDESNLMGVLKIIKENSPQLVALQAVDSLKNNGKVQFQLRQLAIQTGMYYAYGVADSTESGSQGVGILSKWPFEKTQKFKLPMTKGSDARVLQCGLIHPAKKLTFRFCNARLEYASVMDRAMQAAFVNQMLQGSIQPVVIGMDMGARPNEQPYFSFRKKWQDAARGSQMETWNEGLPGDRMDYIFVLMNNKVRVKKYKVIKNHPEVSDHYPIMATIEFW, encoded by the coding sequence TTGAAAAAGTTAGTACTGATTATCAGCTTGATATGTTTGTCCATCACTTTATTATCCTCCCAGCCTCGTCGGGCGATCGAGATAAAGGTAATGAGTTTCAATGTTCGCCATGGTCTGGATTTGAACGACGAGTCAAATTTGATGGGGGTTTTGAAAATAATAAAAGAAAACTCGCCTCAGTTAGTTGCCTTACAGGCAGTAGATAGTTTAAAAAATAACGGGAAAGTACAGTTTCAGTTGCGGCAGCTGGCCATTCAAACGGGCATGTATTATGCATATGGCGTGGCTGACAGTACGGAAAGTGGTTCTCAGGGTGTCGGGATTTTATCGAAATGGCCTTTTGAAAAAACACAAAAATTCAAATTGCCTATGACAAAAGGTTCTGACGCAAGGGTTTTGCAATGCGGACTTATTCATCCGGCCAAAAAACTGACATTCCGTTTTTGTAATGCACGTCTGGAATATGCCTCTGTTATGGACAGAGCCATGCAGGCTGCTTTTGTGAATCAGATGTTGCAGGGAAGTATTCAACCCGTTGTGATTGGGATGGACATGGGCGCACGGCCAAATGAACAGCCGTATTTTTCTTTCCGTAAAAAATGGCAGGATGCAGCGCGTGGATCGCAAATGGAAACCTGGAATGAAGGACTTCCCGGCGACCGGATGGATTATATTTTTGTATTAATGAATAATAAGGTAAGAGTGAAAAAATATAAGGTGATCAAAAATCATCCCGAAGTTTCGGATCATTACCCAATAATGGCAACCATTGAATTTTGGTAA
- a CDS encoding amidohydrolase family protein, with product MVIDSHQHFWIFDEQRDSWITPEMEEIRKNFLPADLEPVLKANGVDGCVAVQADQSNQETEFLLQLAESNDFVKGVVGWIDLRADHLYDRLEVCSQFEKLKGFRHVVQGEPDGFLEQPDFIKGVRQLTAFNFTYDILVYPTQLEASYIFAKQLPNVRFVLDHIAKPYIKKGEIEGWAKDIRKLAELPNVSCKVSGMVTEADWYNWKNEDFNPYLDIIFEAFGANRILFGSDWPVCLVAAEYGAMKDILSTYVAKLSKDEQKKIWGDNAVKFYSLD from the coding sequence ATGGTAATCGATTCGCATCAGCATTTCTGGATTTTTGACGAGCAACGGGATTCCTGGATCACGCCGGAAATGGAGGAAATACGTAAAAACTTCCTTCCTGCGGATTTGGAGCCAGTTTTGAAAGCAAATGGTGTTGATGGCTGTGTGGCTGTTCAGGCGGATCAGTCTAACCAGGAAACTGAGTTTTTGCTTCAACTGGCAGAATCTAATGATTTCGTAAAAGGAGTTGTAGGCTGGATTGATTTGCGGGCTGATCATTTATATGACCGACTTGAAGTTTGTTCGCAGTTTGAAAAATTGAAAGGTTTCCGTCATGTGGTACAAGGCGAACCGGATGGATTTTTGGAACAACCTGATTTTATTAAAGGTGTAAGACAACTTACTGCTTTTAATTTTACCTATGATATTCTGGTTTATCCGACGCAGCTTGAAGCCAGCTATATTTTTGCAAAACAGCTTCCAAATGTTCGTTTCGTGCTGGACCATATTGCCAAACCCTATATCAAAAAAGGAGAAATTGAAGGCTGGGCGAAGGATATTAGAAAGCTTGCAGAGCTGCCAAATGTATCCTGCAAAGTTTCCGGAATGGTAACAGAAGCGGATTGGTACAACTGGAAAAACGAAGATTTTAATCCCTATCTGGATATCATTTTTGAAGCTTTTGGAGCAAATCGCATTCTTTTTGGATCTGATTGGCCGGTTTGTCTGGTTGCTGCGGAGTATGGAGCGATGAAAGATATTCTTTCGACTTATGTAGCCAAGTTGTCAAAAGACGAACAGAAGAAAATCTGGGGAGATAATGCGGTTAAATTTTATTCTCTCGATTAA
- a CDS encoding lactate utilization protein B: MSKAVIEHADAAETFNKDESYVDWHDETLWFVRTKRDKSSKLLPEWENLRETASQIKNYVLSHMDDLLEAFEKNAKANGVHVHWAADAAEHNEIVLGILKQHKVDRMIKSKSMLTEECHMNEFLTKNGIEVIDTDLGERIVQLRQEPPSHIVLPAIHLKKKDIGDLFHEHLGTDAGATDPQYLTEAARQHLRDKFLTRKAALTGVNFAVAETGAFVVCTNEGNADMGAHLADVHIACMGFEKLIPLQAHLGVFLRLLARSATGQPVTTYSSHFKKPREGQEMHLVIVDNGRSVQLGRADFRNSLKCIRCGACMNTCPVYRRSGGHSYHNAVAGPIGSILAPNLDMTKNADLPFASTLCGSCSNVCPVKIDIHDQLYKWRQVLVQGGHVPQAKEIGVKAMSMVLSQPRFYQWSGRLGRSVMRTLPFMVNNSLNPWFKQREMPEPPKESFRDWYVRNRE, translated from the coding sequence ATGTCAAAAGCTGTAATTGAACATGCCGACGCGGCGGAGACCTTTAATAAGGATGAATCGTATGTCGATTGGCATGACGAAACCCTTTGGTTTGTCCGGACAAAACGTGATAAATCTTCGAAATTATTGCCTGAATGGGAGAATTTGCGTGAAACCGCTTCCCAGATAAAGAATTATGTACTTTCTCATATGGACGATTTGCTCGAAGCATTTGAAAAAAATGCAAAAGCCAATGGAGTCCATGTACATTGGGCGGCTGATGCGGCTGAGCATAACGAGATTGTTCTTGGAATTCTGAAACAACATAAGGTTGACAGAATGATAAAAAGCAAATCCATGCTTACCGAGGAATGTCACATGAATGAATTCCTGACCAAAAATGGAATCGAAGTTATTGATACCGATTTGGGTGAAAGAATTGTGCAGCTTCGTCAGGAGCCGCCGAGTCATATCGTTTTGCCTGCTATACATTTAAAGAAAAAAGATATTGGTGATCTTTTCCATGAACATTTGGGAACGGATGCCGGAGCAACGGATCCACAATATCTTACCGAAGCAGCCAGACAGCATTTGCGTGACAAATTCCTTACACGTAAAGCTGCGCTAACCGGAGTGAATTTCGCAGTTGCGGAAACGGGAGCATTTGTAGTTTGTACCAATGAAGGAAATGCAGATATGGGCGCGCATTTGGCCGATGTTCATATTGCCTGTATGGGTTTTGAAAAACTTATTCCTTTGCAGGCGCATCTGGGTGTTTTCCTCAGACTTTTGGCTAGAAGTGCTACCGGACAGCCAGTGACCACATATAGCAGTCATTTTAAAAAACCGAGAGAAGGCCAGGAAATGCATTTGGTGATTGTGGATAATGGAAGAAGCGTTCAGCTTGGCCGTGCCGATTTCCGGAATTCCCTGAAATGTATTCGTTGCGGGGCTTGTATGAATACTTGTCCGGTTTATAGAAGAAGTGGCGGTCATAGTTATCATAATGCAGTGGCTGGTCCGATCGGCTCCATTCTGGCACCGAATCTGGATATGACCAAAAATGCGGATCTTCCCTTTGCTAGTACATTATGTGGAAGTTGTTCAAATGTCTGTCCAGTTAAAATTGACATTCATGACCAGCTTTATAAATGGAGACAGGTTTTGGTTCAGGGAGGCCATGTTCCGCAGGCAAAAGAAATTGGCGTGAAGGCGATGTCTATGGTTTTGTCTCAACCAAGATTTTATCAATGGTCGGGCAGGTTGGGGCGTTCGGTCATGCGGACTTTGCCTTTTATGGTAAATAATTCTTTGAACCCCTGGTTTAAACAAAGAGAAATGCCGGAGCCGCCGAAAGAAAGTTTCAGAGATTGGTATGTACGGAACCGCGAATAA